In Rhodospirillum rubrum ATCC 11170, a genomic segment contains:
- a CDS encoding DUF488 domain-containing protein: MDGRVLTVGYASHDIAAFLALVRGAGVTAIADVRSQPFSRFRPAFNRPALKASLRACGLAYVFLGAELGARPEMGTPPGNPPVRGGGRVDFDRLAESAAFGRGIDRVIAGRARYRIALMCAERDPIDCHRALLVGRVLSQGHGVAVAHLHDDGRIETQADFEARLLALVGAEPADLFAPTPVGDPLTRAYARRLG; this comes from the coding sequence ATGGACGGGCGGGTTCTGACGGTGGGCTATGCCAGCCACGATATCGCGGCCTTTCTCGCCCTTGTGCGCGGGGCAGGGGTGACGGCGATCGCCGATGTGCGCTCGCAGCCGTTCTCGCGCTTTCGTCCCGCCTTCAATCGCCCGGCCTTGAAGGCCAGTCTGCGCGCCTGCGGTCTGGCCTATGTGTTCCTGGGGGCCGAATTGGGCGCCCGACCCGAGATGGGCACCCCGCCCGGGAATCCGCCGGTGAGGGGCGGGGGGCGGGTTGATTTCGATCGGCTTGCCGAAAGCGCCGCCTTTGGTCGGGGGATCGATCGGGTGATCGCCGGCCGGGCCCGCTATCGCATCGCCCTGATGTGCGCGGAACGCGATCCGATCGACTGTCACCGCGCCTTGCTGGTCGGCCGGGTGTTGAGCCAGGGGCATGGGGTGGCGGTCGCCCATCTTCACGATGACGGCCGCATCGAAACCCAGGCGGACTTCGAGGCGCGTCTGCTGGCCCTGGTTGGCGCCGAGCCGGCCGATCTGTTCGCCCCTACCCCTGTCGGCGACCCGCTGACCCGGGCTTATGCCCGGCGATTGGGGTAA
- a CDS encoding circadian clock KaiB family protein: protein MTMNSPRKLTLYVAGQTPKSLAAISNLERICAEHLPGKYTVEVIDLKKNPQLAREHSIVAIPTLVRELPIPLRKIIGDLSDTYKVLVNLQVEMD, encoded by the coding sequence ATGACGATGAATAGCCCACGGAAACTAACGCTCTATGTTGCCGGGCAGACGCCCAAATCCTTGGCGGCGATTTCAAATCTCGAACGGATTTGCGCGGAACATCTGCCGGGAAAATACACCGTCGAGGTGATCGACCTCAAGAAGAACCCGCAACTGGCCCGCGAACATAGCATCGTCGCCATCCCGACCCTGGTCAGGGAATTACCCATTCCCCTGCGCAAGATCATCGGCGATCTATCCGATACCTATAAAGTTCTGGTCAACCTTCAGGTCGAAATGGATTAA
- a CDS encoding YqaA family protein: MLRRLYDWTMALAARKSSAVWLAVIAFVESSVFLVPADVLFLPMVLARPRRAWLYAFIATTASVLGGIAGWLLGHFAFEAIAQPVLAFYGKLDSFNALKAAVDYETIVVLLITSGLAHLPPIKVVTILSGAANIDLGLFVASAIVARGARFFILAGLLRHYGDSVRHFIEKRLGLITSVGAAALLALYGVYVLLK; the protein is encoded by the coding sequence ATGCTTCGCAGACTCTATGACTGGACGATGGCTCTGGCCGCCCGGAAATCCAGCGCCGTCTGGCTGGCGGTGATCGCCTTCGTGGAAAGCTCGGTTTTCCTGGTTCCGGCCGATGTTTTGTTCCTGCCGATGGTTCTGGCCCGACCGCGACGGGCCTGGCTTTACGCCTTTATCGCCACCACGGCTTCGGTGCTGGGCGGCATCGCCGGCTGGCTTCTCGGCCATTTCGCCTTCGAGGCCATCGCCCAACCGGTCCTGGCGTTCTATGGCAAGCTCGACAGCTTCAACGCCCTGAAAGCCGCCGTCGATTATGAAACCATCGTCGTGCTGCTGATCACCTCGGGGCTGGCCCACCTGCCGCCGATCAAGGTGGTGACCATCCTGTCGGGCGCCGCCAACATCGATCTCGGCCTGTTCGTCGCCTCGGCCATCGTCGCCCGGGGCGCCCGTTTCTTCATCCTTGCCGGCCTGTTGCGACACTACGGCGACAGCGTCCGCCACTTCATCGAAAAACGCTTGGGCCTGATCACCAGCGTGGGCGCCGCGGCGCTGCTGGCGCTTTATGGGGTATATGTTCTTCTGAAGTGA
- a CDS encoding sensor histidine kinase, with amino-acid sequence MNDPVVLSELRRRLAEAEETLNAIREGEVDALVIGEGGVDEVFAIGGDTESYRTFMEAMDTGAAAVDEDGRVLYANSALCRLIDHPLPTLQGKPLVSFFDARAAAEIGQMVGKTANQREKVEISLKDAATKMAQVFLVSAKPVRLGLVQGHAVTFTDLTERVRSETAERAERIAAAIIASANEIVVVCDRVGMITHANSAASAIYDGDLIGKMFEDAIPLTFTDAPDLMSGGALIDLALNGQARQGIEAIATRAPKVKDYLISAAPLQVTEDQISGCVLTMVDLSQRKAAEHQQLLLMRELDHRVRNTLALVLSISNRTLSNEDTLQGFHQAFTQRIHGLAATHSLLAKQGWTKLSLHDIVRAELAPYVETDGTRLRLEGGEVALIPRAAIALGLIFHELATNAVKYGALSREGGHVLVAVRGPTADGAAMRVDWVESGGPMVSPPQRKGFGHTVISHSLAYSSKGGTDLSFPPEGVICALRIPMEDIP; translated from the coding sequence ATGAACGATCCCGTGGTCCTCTCCGAGCTTCGCCGACGCCTTGCCGAAGCCGAGGAAACCTTGAACGCCATCCGCGAGGGCGAGGTGGACGCCCTGGTGATCGGCGAAGGCGGTGTCGACGAGGTTTTCGCCATCGGCGGCGATACGGAATCCTATCGCACCTTCATGGAGGCCATGGATACCGGCGCCGCCGCCGTCGATGAGGACGGGCGGGTGCTTTATGCCAATAGCGCGCTCTGTCGCTTGATCGATCACCCGCTGCCGACCCTTCAGGGCAAACCGCTGGTTTCCTTCTTCGACGCCCGCGCGGCGGCCGAGATCGGCCAGATGGTGGGGAAAACCGCGAACCAGCGCGAAAAGGTCGAGATTTCCTTGAAAGACGCGGCGACAAAGATGGCGCAGGTCTTTCTGGTCTCGGCCAAGCCGGTGCGTCTGGGGCTGGTCCAGGGACACGCCGTGACCTTTACCGATTTGACCGAACGCGTCAGGTCGGAGACCGCGGAACGGGCCGAACGCATCGCCGCGGCGATCATCGCCTCGGCCAATGAAATCGTCGTCGTCTGTGACCGCGTCGGCATGATCACCCATGCCAATTCGGCCGCCAGCGCCATCTATGACGGCGATCTCATCGGCAAGATGTTCGAAGACGCCATTCCTTTGACCTTCACCGACGCCCCCGATCTGATGAGCGGCGGCGCCCTGATCGATCTGGCCTTGAACGGCCAAGCGCGCCAGGGCATCGAGGCGATCGCCACCCGGGCGCCGAAGGTCAAGGACTATCTGATCAGCGCCGCCCCCCTTCAGGTGACCGAGGACCAGATCAGCGGCTGCGTTCTGACCATGGTCGATCTGTCCCAACGCAAGGCGGCCGAACACCAGCAACTTCTGCTGATGCGCGAGCTTGACCACCGCGTCAGGAATACCCTGGCCCTGGTTCTGTCGATCAGCAATCGCACCCTTTCCAACGAGGATACCCTGCAGGGGTTCCATCAGGCCTTTACCCAACGCATTCACGGCTTGGCCGCCACCCATAGCCTGCTGGCCAAGCAGGGCTGGACCAAGCTGTCGCTGCACGACATCGTCCGCGCCGAACTGGCCCCTTACGTGGAAACCGACGGAACGCGGCTGCGTCTGGAGGGCGGGGAGGTGGCGCTTATCCCCCGCGCGGCGATCGCCCTTGGCCTGATCTTCCATGAATTGGCGACGAACGCCGTGAAATACGGCGCCCTGTCGCGCGAGGGCGGGCATGTTCTCGTCGCGGTCAGGGGCCCCACCGCCGATGGCGCGGCCATGCGGGTGGACTGGGTTGAATCCGGGGGGCCGATGGTGTCTCCGCCCCAGCGCAAGGGCTTTGGTCACACCGTGATCTCCCACAGCCTCGCCTATTCCAGCAAGGGCGGGACCGATCTGAGCTTCCCGCCCGAAGGCGTGATCTGCGCCTTGCGGATTCCGATGGAAGACATTCCCTGA
- the kaiC gene encoding circadian clock protein KaiC, with amino-acid sequence MSGPAGIRKSRTGIAGFDELTLGGLPTGRPTLVCGSAGCGKTLFAATFLVHGVKDFDEPGVFVSFEERPVDIIDNVASLGFHLDDLIEEGRVVIEHIAVDPSEVAEIGDYDLEGLFLRLELAIDTIGAKRVVLDTIESLFSAFSNPAILRAEIRRLFDWLKEKGMTTVITGERGEGSLTRQGLEEYVSDCVLLLDHRVENQISTRRLRIVKYRGTNHGTNEYPFLIDEDGFSVLPVSALGLSHKIYDERISTGVADLDAMLSGGGFHRGSSILVSGVAGSGKSSLAASFVDATCRAGESVIYFSFEESHEQATRNMKSIGIDLGQWMASGQLKYIATRPTFYSLEMHLAIVLREVIKLKPSLVILDPISAFTESGERLEVQGMLLRIVDFLKSRGVTGVFTHLMQSGDNLIKTDAGLSSLMDAWILLLNREVNGEFNRELYLLKARGMEHSNQVREFVMSRSGISLLPPYIGEGGALTGSARKIEEARQARLETERRIEAARLKREIEQRHRRNRAQIDLLQAESAADQIELDTLKKREEDYLRQIEQDKRDLEKSRRVS; translated from the coding sequence ATGTCTGGACCCGCTGGCATTAGAAAATCACGCACCGGCATTGCCGGCTTCGATGAACTCACGCTTGGCGGTTTGCCAACCGGCCGGCCAACCCTAGTCTGCGGCTCGGCGGGATGCGGCAAAACGCTGTTTGCCGCCACCTTCCTTGTCCATGGGGTCAAGGATTTCGACGAACCGGGCGTCTTCGTCAGCTTCGAAGAGCGCCCGGTCGATATCATCGACAATGTCGCATCGCTGGGCTTCCACCTTGACGATTTGATCGAGGAGGGCCGGGTGGTTATCGAACATATCGCCGTCGACCCTTCGGAAGTCGCCGAAATCGGCGATTACGATCTCGAGGGCCTGTTTCTCCGCCTGGAATTGGCCATCGACACCATCGGCGCCAAACGGGTGGTTCTTGATACCATCGAAAGCCTGTTCTCGGCCTTTTCCAATCCGGCCATCCTGCGCGCCGAGATCCGCCGCCTGTTCGACTGGCTCAAGGAAAAGGGGATGACCACCGTCATCACCGGCGAGCGCGGCGAAGGCTCGCTAACCCGCCAGGGCCTGGAAGAATATGTGTCCGATTGCGTCTTGCTGCTCGATCACCGGGTCGAGAACCAGATTTCAACCCGCCGCCTGCGCATCGTCAAATATCGCGGCACCAATCACGGCACCAATGAATATCCCTTCCTCATCGACGAGGATGGGTTCAGCGTTCTTCCCGTCTCCGCCCTGGGCTTAAGCCATAAGATCTATGACGAGCGGATCTCCACGGGCGTGGCCGATCTCGACGCGATGCTGAGCGGCGGCGGCTTCCACCGGGGATCAAGCATCCTGGTCTCGGGTGTCGCCGGATCGGGCAAATCATCGCTCGCCGCCAGTTTTGTCGATGCGACCTGCCGGGCCGGCGAAAGCGTGATCTATTTCTCCTTCGAGGAATCGCACGAGCAAGCGACCCGCAACATGAAATCGATCGGTATCGATCTTGGCCAATGGATGGCGAGCGGGCAACTGAAGTACATCGCGACGCGACCGACCTTCTATAGCCTGGAAATGCATCTGGCGATCGTCTTGCGCGAGGTGATCAAACTGAAGCCAAGCTTGGTCATTCTCGATCCGATTTCCGCCTTCACCGAAAGCGGCGAGCGCCTGGAGGTCCAGGGCATGCTGCTGCGGATCGTCGACTTCCTGAAGTCGCGCGGCGTGACCGGGGTTTTCACCCATTTGATGCAAAGCGGCGACAACCTTATAAAAACCGATGCCGGGCTTTCATCGTTGATGGACGCCTGGATCCTTTTGCTGAATCGGGAAGTGAACGGCGAATTCAATCGAGAGCTTTATCTTCTCAAGGCGCGCGGCATGGAGCATTCCAATCAGGTCCGCGAATTCGTGATGAGCCGATCGGGTATCTCGTTGCTGCCCCCCTATATTGGGGAAGGCGGGGCGCTGACCGGCTCGGCCCGCAAGATCGAGGAGGCCCGTCAGGCGCGGCTGGAAACCGAGCGGCGGATCGAGGCGGCGCGGCTCAAGCGCGAGATCGAGCAACGACATCGGCGCAATCGCGCCCAGATCGACCTGCTTCAGGCCGAATCCGCCGCCGATCAGATCGAACTCGATACCCTTAAAAAGCGCGAAGAGGACTACCTGAGACAGATCGAACAAGACAAACGCGATTTGGAGAAAAGTCGACGCGTCTCCTAG
- a CDS encoding MFS transporter, protein MPIAVVALTFATFGICTSEYVIMGLLPEIAGDLAISIPQAGLLVSLYALGVVVGAPVLAVLTTSWPRRKTLIGLSLVFLIGNLLCAIAPTYGLLMIARVITALCHGTYFGIASVVASGLVAPERRARAIALVFMGVTLANMLGVPFGTAVGQALGWRATFLGICAINLVAILAQVLWIPKALPTRPSSLGAEFRSLIDRRVALSLLLSMLSSVSLFIVFTYITPILRAVTGVSPQGVTYILLLYGVGLSIGSVIGGRLGDRSLMGALGWLMIGLTAILATLPFTLGLPVYAVASLFLWSVLTFAICPMLQTLVIDHAKGAPNLASTFNQSAFNLGNAIGAWVGGLLLNAGVTLDALPFASTLVAAFACLIIVVLKGADRRALVVPAQS, encoded by the coding sequence ATGCCCATAGCCGTGGTTGCGCTGACCTTTGCCACTTTTGGTATCTGTACCAGCGAATATGTCATCATGGGCCTGTTGCCCGAAATCGCCGGCGATCTGGCGATCAGCATTCCCCAGGCCGGGCTTCTGGTTTCGCTTTATGCGCTTGGCGTCGTCGTCGGCGCCCCGGTTCTGGCGGTGCTCACCACATCCTGGCCCAGGCGCAAAACGCTGATCGGCTTGTCGCTGGTTTTTCTGATCGGCAATCTTCTCTGCGCCATCGCCCCGACCTATGGGCTGCTGATGATCGCCCGGGTGATCACCGCGCTGTGCCACGGCACCTATTTCGGCATCGCCTCGGTGGTGGCGAGTGGATTGGTCGCCCCCGAGCGCCGGGCGCGGGCGATCGCCCTGGTCTTCATGGGCGTCACCTTGGCCAATATGCTGGGCGTGCCCTTCGGCACCGCCGTTGGTCAGGCCCTGGGCTGGCGGGCGACCTTCCTGGGCATTTGCGCCATCAATCTCGTGGCCATCCTCGCCCAGGTCTTGTGGATCCCCAAGGCCCTGCCCACCCGCCCCTCAAGCCTGGGGGCCGAGTTCCGCAGCCTGATCGATCGTCGGGTGGCGCTGTCGCTGCTGCTGTCGATGCTCAGTTCGGTCAGCCTGTTCATCGTCTTCACCTATATCACGCCGATCCTGCGCGCCGTGACCGGGGTGTCGCCCCAGGGGGTGACCTATATTCTGTTGCTCTATGGGGTTGGCCTGTCGATCGGCAGCGTCATCGGCGGCCGCCTGGGCGATCGCAGCCTGATGGGCGCGCTCGGCTGGTTGATGATCGGACTGACCGCCATTCTGGCCACCTTGCCGTTCACCCTGGGCCTACCGGTCTATGCGGTGGCCAGCCTGTTCCTGTGGAGCGTGCTGACCTTCGCCATCTGTCCGATGCTTCAAACCCTGGTGATCGATCACGCCAAGGGCGCCCCCAACCTCGCCTCGACCTTCAATCAAAGCGCCTTCAACCTGGGCAACGCCATCGGCGCCTGGGTTGGCGGCCTGCTGCTCAACGCCGGCGTCACCCTTGACGCTCTGCCCTTCGCCAGCACCCTTGTCGCCGCCTTCGCCTGCCTGATCATCGTCGTGCTCAAGGGGGCCGATCGCCGGGCCTTGGTGGTGCCGGCCCAAAGCTAG